cgcCGGCAGTGACCCAGGGGAGGCCCTAGGTGTGGCACGTCAGCGGCGGCCGGCGGCACGTCGCCGGTGACGCCAAACACGGCAAAGGGCCTCGGACCTCGTCGGATTTCGCCTACGGGCAACCGTTTCGCGCGCGCGAGGGCGCGTTCGAACGAGCGGAGCAGCGCGCGTCGAACAGCGGTGGTGGCATCGCCGGAGTTGGCTAGAATCGGCGCCGGCGTCGAGGCCAGCGGCGGAGCGGCTTCGGCCGAAGACGGAAACTGCGAGGTAGCACACCTATTGAGCAAAAGAGGAGGCGGGGGGAGGATCTACGTGGTGCGGCGAGTCCAATGGGTACGAGCCCGTGACCAATGGGTCACCGGAGACGCGCCGGCGACCAAACGAGGCGGCGGTGGTTCGGGCTTCGTCGGGGTAGTGGCTACGGGCGGCTAGAGAGGGCAGGGGATGGCGCGTTCGGCGCATGAGCTCACCGCGGGAGCGTGGGGTCTAGGCAGAGGGCTCGGGGAGGTCCGGTGCAGCAGATCGGCCGCGTGGTCGTGTGGTGGCCGTCGAGGAGGAAGACGAAGGGGATCCGGCGCTGGGGTGGCTCCCGCCTTCAGGTCGTTGGTGCAGACGAAGCAGAAGACGTTCGTGGGGCTCGTGGACACATCGGGCGGTGAGgagggcacggtggccgcggtggCGTAGCAACGCGGCGGCGACAGCGAGTCGGGGCGAGGTGGATCTGGAGAAGGGGGCGAGGCcagagggagagaggggagagggggCATCCAGGGGGAGTGAGTGGGTGCGGGGAGCCCGAGGGGTCGAGGGGACGTCGCCCTTATCCACCGAGGCGCCGACGGCGAGGTGGGTTCGGCGGGGACGCGACTTGGGCGCGCACGGGGTCGGGTGAACAGAGAAGACGACCGGGGAGGAAGATGGGTTGGGCCTGGTCGGGTGGGCCGAGGCCCAGGGGGAGGCCAAGGGCTCTCCCACCCCTTTGCTTTTCcttttcctttatttttatttattctttcctattttattttagttacattttattttagttttagtaaaaattTATCACTAACACCTAAATTGGTACTTTTAAATAAACTACTGCCACATTAATTCTTATCCCAactaaaatagtttaatattttataaaattcaaaaggcatttattttattAATTAACCTATAGTTTTAAATATTTTGAACACTTAATCATTTTATTAAATTTAGGTTTCTTCACCACTATTACCCAGGATTTATTTAGCACACttacaacattttagttttcacttttgaaaactttaactGTTTGACTTGAtcttaaatttgaatttggatcggttctaaactagcacgagattagcaacagtaatcgtggtgacgtggcatcattaccacagggttactgtagcttgattacccgggcgtcacacaACCTGCCTGAACATTATGACTCACTGGTAACCCGGCTGGCGggacagacggatgacaaggcccaaggcccagaaggccggtttatattaatggtgggccggtttaagaggaaaggtgtgaagaatatttaccttacaaggagttaagacccggacttgtatccggtttgtattagaaggtagactagtcctaatcctaataggacttcacatgtaacccgccccttcaacttatataaggaggggcagtgCTCCCAAAAGACAGGCAataagaaataatctctagggatagacacaaagagccagtttaccggcgactccttcatgataataatgagacctagccacaaacagcatgtagggttgttaccggatgatgtttccggggcccgaagctgtctaaacctttgtcttgtgttgcgtttctcgtcccgatcaacccctctcaagctaccgcatagatgtgttggcctcgcgactaagtcctgacactaaggacatctgccgtgacaaatccatgatagtgttggtcacatgacgatgtgaactattggtgttaaatcacatgacgatgtgaactagattattgactctagtgcaagtgggagactgaaggaaatatgccctagaggcaataataaagttgttatttatatttccttaaatcatgataaatatctattattcatgctagaattgtactaaccggaaacttagtacatgtgtgaatacatagacaaaacagagtgtccctagtatgcctctacttgactagctcattcatcaaagatggttaagtttcttgaccatggacatatgttgtcatttgatgaacgggatcacatcattaggagaatgatgtgatggacaagacccatccattagcttagcataatgatcgttaagttttattgctattgctttcttcatgacttatacatgttcctctgactatgagattatgcaactcccgaataccggaggaacaccttgtgtgctatcaaacatcacaacgtaactaggtgattataaagatgctctacaggtgtctccgaaggtgtttgttgggttgtcatagatcaagattaggatttgtcactccatgtattggagaggtatctttgggccctctcggtaatgcacatcactataagccttgcaagcaatgtgactaatgagttagttgcgggatgatgcattacggaacgagtaaagagacttgccggtaacgggattgaactaggtatgatgataccaacgatcgaatctcgggcaagtaacataccgatgacaaagggaataacgtatgttgttatgcggtttgaccgataaagatcttcgtagaatatgtaggagccaatatgagcatccaggttccactattggttattgaccggagatgtgtctcggtcatgtctacatagttgtcgaacccgtagggtccgcacgcttaacgttcgatgacgatttgtattatgagttatgtgttttggtgaccgaagtttgttcggagtcccggatgagatcacagacatgacgacgAGTCTTTAAATgctcgagaggtaaagattcatatattggaaggttatattcgaacaacggaatggttccgagtgattcggatattttaccggagtacctgagggttaccggaaccccccgggagaagtattgggcctattgggccttattggaAGAGAGGAGAAAGGCCACGTGggaggggcgccccccccctgcccaaaccgaattggactaggggaggggggtggccccctctttccttctccctctctctcccttccccttttccctctccagtggaaggaaggaggggggccgaatcctacttggactaggagtccaagtaggactccccccttatgGAGCGCCCCCTTAGGTCGGCcacctcctcccccccccccttatatacggaggcggggggggggcaccccaaaggcacaacagacatctcttagccgtgtggggtgcccccctccatagtttaccacctcggtcatatcgtcgtattgcttaggtgaagccctgcgccagtaacttcatcatcaccgtcaccacgccgtcatgccgatgaaactctccctcgtcctcaactggatcaagatcTCGAGGGACGGCATCGTgttgaatgtgtgctgaacacagaggtgccgtacgttcggtacttggatcggttggatcgtgaagacgttcgactacatcaaccgcgttactaaatgcttccgctttcggtctacgagggtacgtggacacactctccctgctcgttgctatgcttctcctagatagatcttgcgtgatcgtaggaatttttttgaatttctaCGTTCCCAACAGAGATTGCTAGTGGATTAGAGGACAAAGTCACTAAGGAGGAGGAGTGGGTCTCTCGGCATTGCCCATGGACAGATTCAGACATCGATCAGCCTACGGCTTCTGCTGATGACGGAGGCGCTGGCGACCATGCGGGGCTGTGATGATGGGTTTTCTCGGCTTTGCTATCACCTGTGGTCGTAGTAGCACTCTCTTCTTTTGTTTGGTGCcttgatgccaaagggggagagagtttagggatttgccgAGTTGCAAGTGTTTATTTGCCGTGTCTTTCTCTCTCGCAAACTCTTGTGTCCTTTGCTTTGGTTTGAGTTGTGCTCGTGAGACCTGGTTACTctgtcatatggtgtgagacatatgctaccctacCTTATTATTATCTAATGTGTGTCTAGTTATTTGGTAGTATGTGAGTTGCATGCTTAAACTTATGTTTCTATTATGATCACTTACTACTCCTTGCCTCCCAGCTTATATTCTCTTATTATGGAGGCAAGTGTTGTcagtctataaaatatagggggagtgttccTAATGTACATGTGTactttgcattccaaaagcactCCTAATTAAGTGCACACATCTAGTGGGAGCCCGTCAATATTTTATAGTCTCTGGGGTTTGCTTATTCTCTTCTTATATCTCTATGCAAATCCCGTGTTGTCATCAGTACACCAAAAAAGGGGGAGATTATTAGGGCATGTATCTCTaattggttttggtgattgatgacaatactttTGTGGACTAATCGTGTGTTTTGAGCTTTCAGATATTTATTCATTGGCACAAGACGATTCATTTCCCCTCTGAGCTCAAGGTGAAGACGGTGTAGTCTCTTTCGGTTCGGTTTTGGTGGACTTGAGTCATAGGAGGCatcgtactatcaagagggggtccgtatcggaaaggctagggtggaatcaacacgtacacatcttTCTCGCACCCCCAGCTCCTTTCCTCTTCCTTGGAGTATACCGTTATCGCGGAAGTGACACTTGGGAGGagccagcggtagtaccaccgGGCCCGAGCAGTTGTACCGCTGATAGcctcaagcggtagtaccgctgtttcacagcggtagtaccgctcgtggccATCAGCGGCAGTACGGCTCCAGTTCCGAGCTGGTACTGCCTCGATTCGAGGGCGTCGCTTCTCGTGTCGGGTTAGGCGGCAGTAGGCGCAATCGTACCGCTTGCAAGTGGTAGTACCGTCCTACCACCGCTAGTAGTGCCGCTCGGGGGCTCTCTCTCCCCTGCCCCTTCTATCTACTCTCTGTGCGCAGccctagcggtactaccgctgggccaAGCGGCAGTACTGCTACCTAGTGCAGTAGTACCGATCCCATGATACCGCTCTCTGCGGGCTGAGTTGtgggataacggttggatttgtttccccactataaaaggaggtcttctCCCCAAGAAGACCTACCTCTtttcccccaagctccattgttgctccaaagctcatttttgcccgatctctctccctagccaatcaaacttgttgattttctagggattggttgagaaggtccggatctacacttccaccaagagaaatttgattccccccactaatcccttgcggatcttgttactcttggttgtttgagcaccctagacggttgaagtcacctcggagccacattccattatGGTGAAGCTCCATGGcattgttgggagcctccaatcaagttgtggagattgccccaaccttgtttgtaaaggttcggttgccgccttcaaaggcaccactagtggaatcacggcatctcacattgtgtgagggcgtgaggagaaaaccgtggccctagtggcttcttggggagcattgtgcctctacactgctccaacggagacgtactcccccccccccaaagggaaggaacttcggtaacacatcctcgtctccaccgactccacttgtggttatctcttccctttactttgtgcaagttatgttgtgttgtatcctttgcttgcacttgttgttgttgttgttgttgttgtttgcatcatataggttgctcacctagttgcacatcTAGACAATCTATTTGTTGCCAAACCTAATTTGTTAAGAAAAGATAAATAttggtagttgcctattcacccctcccccccccccccctctagtcaaccatatcgatccttttataaagaaaaatatttaaatgggtttaTGTCCAAAATCTGAGAGTGAACATATTATTCTAGAATGTACCTTTAGGAAGTTTATTGTATTTTAGAAGCTCGGAGATGTGCCGTTAAAAATATATGAAGTGTGCAATGCACGGGGTTTTAACCCGAATAAAAAGTTTTGCCAAGAGCCTATAAATTCAGTGATTCAATGACCCATGTAGAGTTTGACTTACCTAGATAATCAAAACTTCTAGATCTCCTCACTGTTGtcattttttgtttgtttgttggggCCGGTGCATTTCTAGGTTTGTAGATCTTTTTTCCTTCTTTCAAGAAACAACACAGAAAGAATTCCGTGATGGAATAGAAACATGCAATAAATAAATTTCCTTCTCGGAAAGATGATGGAGAAATACATCAAAATTTTCTTTCAAAAGAACATGACAGAAATACGCATGAAACTACATAAGCATTTGCCCATGAAATCACCAACGAAATCACCAATGGCCACTATTCCACAGCCTCGACATACAGGGCTCAGTTTCTTGGCTTGGTGGACACGGATATGAATCAAAATGTGTGGAAGATCTGGGCGCCCCCAAAGTGTATGTTTTTCGCTTGGCTTATTATCAACAATAGAATTTGGACGGCTGACAGACTCCTCCGCCGTGGGTGGCCGAATTGCAATCTCCGCCCGCTATGCCAACAAGTTCCGGAATCGGCGGCCCACCTCCTTTTCCAATGTCGGTATACCATTCGAGTCTGGGGCATGATCAAAGGTTGGCTTGCGCTTCCTGATGTTCGACCCGATGAGTGGATTGTTCTGGACTCGGTTAAGGATTGGTGGACTCGGAATGCCACAAAGCAAACTCCAGGCCGCTTATCTCGCTGATGATGCTCATCTCTTGGGAAATATGGAAGGAACGAAATGCTCGAGTTTTCCGCAACACTGCAGTCCCGGTGGGAGTGTTGGTCGCTAAGATCAAAGAGGAGTGCTCGCTTTGGAGCTTTGCAGGAGCAAAACATTTAAGTAACATTATGCCGCGAGAGTGATGTGTTGTATTCTGGCCTTCGGCCTTAAACTGTAAACCTTCTCTCTTAATCAATGAaaatggcaaatcttttgcctcgtttcaaaaaaaatgttttaTTAACATGTCAATGGAAGTTATTGGCTGGGCTGCCCAGGTTCGCCGTTAGGTGGCTCCACGTTGCACGTATATATGAATCCTTTAGACAAAGAAATGTCGTTTCTCGTTGTTGAGTTATTATATAACAAAAGGCAAATTTGAAGTTGCTATTAACGAAACAAAACAAGAAAGCAAAAGCAGAAAATAGAATTATACCCATGGGTAAGTGAGAATTGCGGGGGAGGATTTGTGGTACACAAGTGCGGGGGCACGCATGTCCCTGGTGGCTGTTTTTATTCTGGCTTCTGGTTTTCAAAGTTTTATATATTTtaagcaaaataaataaataaagttTTGTTTTCATATTCGTGTTTCTCGTGACCAGTGCTTTCAAATAAAATCCATTTTGAATGTGTTTTGATGACTCTcaaaaaatatgttatgtttcaatGTTAAACCTTAGTACGAGTGATCGATAAAAAACAATTATTTTGTGTCTACGAGCGACGAAAAAAATTGCTTAAAACATATCTGAAACTAGTCGAAACTTGACAGTTTTAGATGCAAAAACCGAAACTTAAATTTTTTAAGGGATTTTCTTTTTTACTGTACCCTCGTGTGTGATTGAGCTACTACACGAATCCGAGGCAAAATGAGCGGGTGATGGGACTTGACAGGTGAGTGCACCCGCACTTAAGTGCTCCTGCGCATTTTCATGAGAAATGCTCGATCTCCTTGACTCATTGATAAAAGAAAATGTTGGATCTCCTTGATTCATTAATCAATTGTCCATCATATTTTTTGGGTTCAATGGCCCTTCCATCGCTCAAAAATACATGAAAAGGGAGGCAGCAAATTTACACGTGGTTAAAAAAGGGGATAAAAGAATACGAGAGAAGGCCTTTGCCATCTCTCGGTTTGTTAGAGGACGCGGATTTTTACAGCTCAGGTTTCTGGACACTCCTTATCCTTACCCTCCAACATTGCTTTAAGATTTGTGCTAGACAACCAACTTTGTACATtagattttctcttttttgtttcttcaaaataaaacaaCATATGAACTTCAAACTTTGCAAGACACCAAAACGTTCTAACTAGAATGTGAGAAAAAACTTTCAGATTGTTTCGTTAAACATAAATATATGAAATTAGATTTTTTTTATTAAAAAATGTACTTTTTAGTATTTATATTGCACAAAAAATTCTAAAAGTTTTTTTCCCACATTCTAATAAGAATGTTTTGTTGAGCTGCCAAGTTTGAAGTTCATATGTTGTTCTATATgggagaaacaaaaaagacaaatatacTCGCACGAATCGCGATGAAAAAATAAGTGGCTAGATAAGGGGGTGTAGGAAAGCCTATGCTTTCTCAAATGTTAACCGTTTGTTAGATGGCCACTTGACTTGTAGCATTAGCATGCTAGTGCGGCGTAGCTCTCCTCCTGTATGGTCTCCAACGTCGGTCGCCGCCTCGACAGGCGACTGCCGCTAATCTGTTGCTTGAGCTCCCCGATCTCCGCCGCAGCCGCCTCGTCGTCCACGGCCATCTCATCCAACCGCGGCGCCCTGACCGGCGCGAGGTCCGCCTCGGCGGCAACGGAAGCCACCTCAGGCGGCGCCACGACGATGGCCGCTACCTTGGCCGAGGCAGGCCTCCGGACGTGAGCTTCCCTGGCGAAAACGGCAGCCAGGCGCGCCACGTCGGCGGGCGCGGCCTTGGAGCCGAGCCGCTTCATGGGGAAGGCGGCGTAGACTCCCCCGAGCTCGAGTTCCTCGTCAGCCGCAAGCGCCTCGATCCGGCGCCCCACCTGCAGCGCGCTCGCGTCGGCCAGGAAATGGCCCGGCGCCTCGAGCAtcagctccgccgccgtcgccggggGCCTGACCAGCCTCAGCCCGCCATCGGGGAGCACGATCCTGACGTCCTTGGCCGCCCCGGGGATCCTGGCCAGCGTGCAGGACGCGAAGTTCCCCATGCCGAAGAGAGCCAGAGATAGGATAAAGGCGAAGACAGAGTGCAAGGAATGAGAGTTGTGATGGTTGGTTCGGCGTGTGTGCGTGCGCTGCGTGGAATCGGTTGCGCGGGAGATATATACTGGAGGAAACGCGTGATATAATAGGAGCATTCTGAGACGCAGATGTTTGGTACATGTGTGTACATACGCtttactagtaaggtacacgtgcattacACGCATAAGATTTGATAACCAAATTAtaaataaataccacactatagcatgtaagttttaagtcatatatgcatgatatatatgttcgtttaattcttatagttcatctcattcaaaatcagtTAGTTTTGCAAAAATGTTAAtatattttaagattcatggataTTAttcattgtaaagcataaagtaaaaacaaataatgtcAATTCATTTAAAAAAAAGTTTGACCAATTATGATATGAAAGATTTTAGAATAAAGGAGAAGTGTTTGTGTTTTGaagtttgtgcattatgcttaagttcaaccatggagtcttcgattgtacatgtggcggaatctggtggaatgtagatgatatccaacggccagttgtgcaatgggtgttcgattcatcacaatgtaactagattattaactctagtgcaagtgggagactgttggaaatatgccctagaggcaataataaatggttattattatatttctttgttcatgataatcgtctattattcatgctataattgtattgtctggaaatcgtaatacatgtgtgaatgcatagaccacaacgtgtccctagtaagcctctagttgactagctcgttgatcaacagatagtcatggtttcctgactatggacattggatgtcattgataacgggatcacatcattaggagaatgatgtgatggacaagacccaatcctaagcatagcataaaagatcgtgtagtttcgtttgctagagcttttccaatgtcaagtatcttttccttagaccatgagatcgtgcaactcccggataccgtaggagtgctttgggtgtgccaaacgtcacaacgtaactgggtgactataaaggtgcactacgggtatctccgaaagtgtctgttgggttggcacggatcgagaccgggatttgtcactccgtgtgacggagaggtatctctgggcccactcggtaatgcatcatcataatgagctctatgtgactaaggcgttggtcacgggatcatgcattgcggtacgagtaaagagacttgccggtaacgagattgaacaaggtattgggataccgacgatcgaatctcgggcaagtaacataccgattgacaaagggaattgcatacgggattgattgaatcctcgacaccgtggttcatccgatgagatcatcgtggaacatgtgagagccaacatgggtatccagatcccgctgttggttattgaccggagaggcgtctcggtcatttctgcatgtctcccgaacccgtagggtctacacacttaaggttcggtgacgctagggttgtagagatatgtgtatgcggaaacccgaaagttgttcggagtcccggatgagatcccggacgtcacgagaggttccggaatggtccggaggtgaagaattatatataggaagtcaagtttcggccaccgggaaagtttcggggcttaccggtattgtaccgggaccaccggaagggtcccgggggtccaccgggtggggccatctatcccggagggccccgtgggctgaaagtggaagggaaccagcccttagtgggctggggcgccccccttgggcctccccccatgcgcctagggttgggaaccctagggtgggggggtttccccttgccttggggggcaaggcaaccccttcccccctttggccgccgccccccccccccttgagatcccatctctagggccggcgcccccccagggggcctatataaagggggggagggagggcagcaacctacagccttgggcgcctccctctccccctgctacacctctccgtctcgcagaagctcggcgaagccctgccggagacccgctacatccaccaccacgccgtcgtgctattggatctccatcaacctctccttcccccttgctggatcaagaaggaggagacgtcgctgcaccgtacgtgtgttgaacgcggaggtgccgtccgttcggcactcggtcatcggtgatttggatcacggcaagtacgactccgtcatccacgttcattggaacgcttccgctcgcgatctacaagggtatgtagatgcactcccttcccctcgttgctagtatactccatagatgcatcttggtgagcgtaggaaaattttaaattatgctacgattcccaacagtggcatcatgagccaggcctatgtgtagttgctatgcacgagtagaacacaaagcagttgtgggcgttgagtttgccaattcttcttgccgctactagtcgtttcttgtttcggcggcattgtaggatgaagcggcccggaccgaccttacacgtacgcttacgtgagacaggttccaccgattgacatgcactagttgcataaggtggctagcgggtgtctgtctctcctact
The Aegilops tauschii subsp. strangulata cultivar AL8/78 chromosome 3, Aet v6.0, whole genome shotgun sequence genome window above contains:
- the LOC109777459 gene encoding uncharacterized protein, with amino-acid sequence MRVMHVYLTSKAYVHTCTKHLRLRMLLLYHAFPPVYISRATDSTQRTHTRRTNHHNSHSLHSVFAFILSLALFGMGNFASCTLARIPGAAKDVRIVLPDGGLRLVRPPATAAELMLEAPGHFLADASALQVGRRIEALAADEELELGGVYAAFPMKRLGSKAAPADVARLAAVFAREAHVRRPASAKVAAIVVAPPEVASVAAEADLAPVRAPRLDEMAVDDEAAAAEIGELKQQISGSRLSRRRPTLETIQEESYAALAC